Proteins found in one Quercus robur chromosome 2, dhQueRobu3.1, whole genome shotgun sequence genomic segment:
- the LOC126712288 gene encoding LOW QUALITY PROTEIN: inositol-pentakisphosphate 2-kinase-like (The sequence of the model RefSeq protein was modified relative to this genomic sequence to represent the inferred CDS: deleted 1 base in 1 codon): protein MEGLVLEEKDAGDWAYRGEGACNLVLAYTGSSPSFMGKVMRVQKVPRRVGSPGSRCPTALSENERVLWKEIDGIDSCPNKEIAAQLYVEHVMSPLLGSKYVDSGMRVLVSREFLESIEKNILCERPAWRVDAAKVDTDCDSALLMSDHSLFPGTLKGVPCISVEIKPKCGFLPCSKFISEGNAVKRSITRFRMHQTLKLHQGEISELSEYNPLDLFSKSEGKIHKAINDLFTTPQNNFRVFLNGSLIFGGLGGGADSTNVVTSEAFEDALKPVIRADSGLRTKNFLQLVSETVYKSGILDQLLEVQKLDKFDIEGAIHAYYDIISESCPVCGELGEEEVSHRYTSLHSIPMDESLKIVKDYLVAATAKDCSLMISFRPRADGDLGSPYNVHLESTNQTFDYKASFIDLDLKPLKKMGKYYELDKKIVRCYTKMVVTKQEADEATSMEAYTTNKDKIKCHGG from the exons ATGGAGGGTTTGGTTTTAGAGGAAAAGGACGCTGGTGATTGGGCGTACAGAGGCGAAGGAGCTTGTAATCTTGTTCTTGCTTACACTGGATCCTCTCCCTCCTTT ATGGGGAAAGTGATGCGGGTACAGAAGGTGCCGCGGCGGGTCGGGTCGCCGGGGAGTCGGTGCCCGACGGCGTTGAGTGAGAATGAGCGGGTTTTGTGGAAGGAGATAGACGGCATCGATTCGTGCCCTAACAAAGAAATTGCTGCCCAACTCTATGTGGAACACGTTATGTCTCCGctattaggttctaaatatgTTGACTCTGGG ATGCGTGTCCTTGTATCTAGGGAATTCCTGGAGTCAATTGAGAAGAACATTCTATGTGAGCGTCCTGCTTGGCGAGTTGATGCTGCCAAGGTTGATACAGATTGTGATTCTGCGCTCCTTATGAGTGATCATTCGCTTTTTCCTG GTACTCTCAAAGGTGTACCCTGTATATCTGTTGAGATAAAG CCCAAATGTGGATTTCTCCCTtgttcaaaattcatatctgaAGGAAATGCTGTTAAACGGAGCATAACTCGGTTCAGAATGCACCAAACCCTGAAGTTGCATCAAGGAGAG ATATCAGAATTAAGTGAATACAATCCTCTCGATCTGTTCTCCAAGTCTGAGGGCAAAATACACAAAGCTATCAATGATCTCTTTACCACGCCACAGAATAATTTCCGGGTATTTTTGAATGGTTCTCTCATATTTGGGGGCTTGGGTGGTGGTGCAGACAGTACTAATGTTGTGACTAGTGAAGCATTTGAAGATGCACTCAAGCCTGTCATTAGGGCAGATAGTGGCCTGCGCACAAAGAATTTCCTACAGCTTGTTTCCGAGACAGTTTATAAGTCTGGAATACTGGATCAGCTTCTTGAGGTCCAGAAGCTTGACAAATTTGACATAGAAGGAGCAATTCATGCTTATTATGACATTATTTCTGAGTCTTGTCCAGTATGTGGAGAATTGGGTGAAGAAGAAGTATCACATAGATATACctctttgcattccattccTATGGATGAAAGCTTGAAGATTGTGAAGGACTATTTGGTAGCTGCAACTGCAAAGGACTGTAGTCTGATGATTAGTTTTAGACCAAGGGCAGATGGGGATTTGGGATCTCCATATAATGTACACCTAGAGTCAACCAACCAAACTTTTGATTACAAG GCATCTTTCATTGACCTGGATTTGAAACCTTTGAAGAAGATGGGCAAATATTATGAGTTAGACAAGAAGATAGTCAGATGCTATACT AAGATGGTGGTCACAAAACAAGAAGCAGATGAAGCCACAAGCATGGAGGCTTATACTActaataaagataaaataaaatgccaTGGAGGATAA